In the genome of Juglans microcarpa x Juglans regia isolate MS1-56 chromosome 6S, Jm3101_v1.0, whole genome shotgun sequence, the window CCGAGGCTGATGCTCATTCAGTAACAATGAAGAACGAGGAATATGTCAGGACAACAAAATGTTATGACATGGAACCAGAGGCACTGGATAAAGGAGTTAATATTGGAATGAACATACAATTAAGGAGAATATATGGCTTTGATTGTGACAATAGATTAGACTGGCCTGAGCATTCATTAGACGCAGCCCCTCAGGTTATCTCCTCCAGTTCAAAATTGCGAAGAGTCTTTAGCAGTTCCGGTAGAATTGGCTTTAACTTGACAGAGAAAAATTTTGCATTAGATGGTAGTAGATTGAAACGTATGCACTATAGCTCTGGTAATCTAGGCTTGATGTGGATGGAGCAGAAAGAGAAGCCTGAAATTCTTGATTCTCTCTCTGATGTGTCCAACACGTTTTCTGATGAGGAAGATGACAAATTTCTTGAATTACCAGAGGAGGAGGAGCAGCATAATTGTGAAGTAAGCGAAAATGATGTGAAGTCACGTACTAGATATGTGAGAGTTGTCAGCAAGCAGATGGTAGGGATATATGTATCGGTTTGGGTGCGCAAGATGCTGAGAAGGCATATTAATAATTTGGAAGTTTCTCCCGTTGGAGTTGGTCTAATGGGCTACATGGGAAACAAGGTAAGGTACTCCCAGTAAATTTATGCTAGAAAGTTCAAGAACCTTTGCAGCAGTAGAGTTTCCTCCTCCACTGCGAGATCAACGTCGCACACACACGCACAAGTGCACAAGCACACACATGAACACAAGTGCGCGCGTACACATTATGGCTGTGCTGAGATTATCCTGTCCCGAAAATATATTGATTGCTACAGCTACCcaaaaacgaaaacaaaaattctatttgcagtcacTTTTGCATATTCTTTGTGCACCCCACAAATGTAATTGCTacgtcacttttttttaatataaaataattgatttagtCAATCACATCAGTGGAATGCATACAAAGTATGCAAAAATAACTGTACGTAGCAGAACTCGGAGTTACATTGTTTGGCATCATGCTATGAAGGGTTGCCACCTCCGTACCACTAAATGGGAAGAAATGTTTGGTCAGTACACATGATTTATGTACTTTTATGGAAGGGAAACAGTGACCTCCATATTGTGATTGATGGCAGGCTGGAGATTTCATCAATTGTAGGAGGACAAgacacactatatatatatatatatatatatatatatatatatgatgaatatTGAACCTGCTAATAATATTGATGTTGCTGGATTTTGTAACCAACTTGTGGTTGCTGATGTAGGGCTCTGTTTCTGTAAGTATGTCATTGTTTCAATCACGGATGTGCTTTGTTTGTTCTCATCTGACCTCTGGTCAGAAGGATGGGGCTGAGCAGAGGCGAAATTCTGATGTGTATGAAATAATACGACGTACCCATTTCTCATCTATCTTCAATACAGATCAACCACTGACTATTCCTTCTCATGAGTAAGCATTATTTTGGAATTGGAATTTCCATCTTCATACATAGCAAAATATGTTCATTTGAATTTTGGAATctcctgtatttttttttcttaatcatttTTACATGGAATGTGAATTTGTGATTGGATCCCACTGTAAACAGTCAGATATTCTGGTTTGGGGATTTGAATTATCGTATCAACATGTTAGATGCTGAAGTTAGGAAACTGGTTGATCTTAGAAGGTGGGATGAACTTCTCAACAACGATCAGGTGAGACTCATAATGCTCTAATTTTGCATGACTGTGATAGGGATAGCCCTGGTCTTATTATTGGGAAACCTTTCTGCCCCTATACTGTGTCAAGCCAGCTTATATCTCGTACACCAGCCCAAATGTGAATCTACCTCAGACTTTTAAGAGTGTTGGATCTGATCTTTAGACCTTCAAAGAAGCTTGTTactctttttagaattttagactTTTCTTAAAACATTGGTATATTGTTTATTCTGAACCAAAAGcaaaattataacattattgCTTTCTAAAAATCTTTATTTGCGTTTCTTCATCTGAAGGAGACATTGTGGGCTGAGATTGATGTTAATgtatttcaaatatgaaaacatttcaagacattaaattttttttttaataacataatGTTATTGAAAAAAAGGATTTTAATAACATAATGTTATGCTGCAGCTAAGCAAAGAACTTCGGAGTGGGCATGTATTTGATGGATGGAAAGAAGGGGTGATAGACTTTCCACCCACTTACAAGTATGAAATCAATTCCGATAGATATGTTGGTGAGAACCCAAAAGAAGGGGAGAAGAAGAGATCTCCGGCCTGGTAAGTACAACTCTCTAAGGACTGGGAACTGTAGGGGTGGaaatatgtgacacgactcaTGAactcaacacgaacacgacacaaAATTAGCGGATTTGGGTTTGATGTTAATGGGTTCGAGTCAAAACGGGTTAACTCGTTAAGACAATATTTATAAACGGGTCAATCTGCTTGAGACGAaatcaacctgttttgacccgtttaaaatttatttcaaaattatattttattattgtcaaGTTGTAATAGCACTGGCAGTCTGGCATTGGATTATCCAAATGCTAGTCAAATGCAAAATTTGacttattttacataaaaattacctgcattggattatccaaatggaaaaatatatgacTTTTAGCTACAGTGCGTTAGGGTTGTGGGTCATATATAATTGTCTACTGTATGACCAAAGCTTATTTTTATTCGATAAACATCAGACGCTGGTTCCTTGTTGTACTCTTCTTGCATCCATCTCTCAAATAATTGCGAGGTTCAGATAATGACCTTTCTATGAGCACAAATAATGCCAtctctcaaatatttttgtgatgggCTGACTTTTGGAggtgtatatatttttgtgatagGGTGAAATGTGTTGAACATTAGTGATGACTTGTGTTTTTCTCAATGGTATTTTTTTAGGTGAAAATGTAATAGACAGGTGTTGTTTTCAATTGtgttatattaaatatttagaatgtatttgTTGCACTCTAGAAATATTGCTCTGCacttatattaatgtatttgcTGCACTTGATTGCTAATTTTTGTGGTGGGCAGATTTCTGCACTCTAGTTTGGTTTGTAACTAAATATATCTGTGGGCAGTTTGGTTTcaattaatagaacaaaaaaaaagttgaaaaaaaaatattattgaatttataatattttattattattttgactaatagatggataatccaGTGTGGGAATAAATTTTGAGTGGAATCtcaaatgcaaaatcatgtcatattatgcaaattttacatttgcatttgcatagtctaatgttaatgctctaatattggtatttctcaatatgtttatgtttttattttttttattgttgggattgtaattttagacctatgctcatatttgttattatatggtttgtaatattagttttattatatgttaaaatttgaaaaatattgatatatattttttaatatattgtgatcaattttaacttttatgtaaaattatgttaatcaagtcaaatgaCTTATGcattttaattcaactcatttacatgaaacaaacggATTTAAATTAGTCGTGTCGtgttaatatatttctaattaattattaaatgagtcaAAATGAGTGACACGACACGATACGACACGACACGACATATTATCTAAATGGGTCGGGTTAGAGTTTAGAAGTTTGACATATTTAGTTTAACAGGCTAGGTTCGAgttgatttatataattaaatgtttATGACTTGATACGACACGAACATAACCCGAAAATATAATTTGTCGCCCTAAGGGAAGAGTGCATACCTTGTCTTGAGAAGGGACTAATGGGGAGAGACGTCATAAGAGACTGTCCTCTTGTAAAAAGTTTGCTATGTTTAATTGCACTAGGAGGATAGACAATTTAATGCATTGGAGTATTTATGGCttgtctatttatatatattatatatatattaaattttgttatgtattttctttaagagtaatactatatataattttaggatATGCAAGTCTCGCacactttctttgaaaaaaatgaagtctattattaaaaaaagaatttcttcatGTGGATCATtgatttatctactttttttaaaaaaagtatacaaGATTTGCACATTCtaaaactgcaaatataatttatcttttctttaaagCTTACAGTCATCATGGTTCCATAAATTAGGTGTGTGCATGTGCTGGGTTGGCTTGGTTCAGGAAGTCTTCTCAAACTGAACTGACCTCATGATCTGCTTGCTTGATAGCCAAACCCACCAAACTAAAAAAACCAAGTCAAACCAATTAATTCGACTATGATCGGTTTGGGTTGTCTGTTTGCACAGTTAATCAACTTGGAAACTCTTTAATTTCAGATTAACTTCCCTCAGAGCTTGAGACCGTATTAGTTAGCTGGAGTATGTTCAAGGGAATATTGACCTAATTTTGACAGTAGTGGAGCTTTCTTTCTTAGACGCACGTAGACACAAAAATTTTGGTATAGTGAACTAATGATAGACCAATTGCTAATTGGGTACTTTGTATTTTATGCAGGTGTGATCGTATACTGTGGTTGGGAAAAGGTATAAAACAACTTTCCTACAAAATGGCTGAAATAAGACTCTCAGATCATCGACCAGTTTGTTCAGATTTTTTGGTTGAAGTCGAAGTCCTAGACCATCGGAAGCTGCGAAGGGCTCTCAATTACAACAGTGCCCTGGACGATTAGATTTGGAATGCATCCCAAAATTTTCCTGGACGATTAGATTTGGAATGCATGGATCTTAGCAGATACCAGGCAAGGTAAGTGCCCAATCACAAAGTTTTGTATGTCCTTTGTAGGCACTTGATCCTTCGTAGGGCTGaaattaggtctcgtttggatacagaaacgatttcatctcattttatctcacaaTTACGACTTTTTAaatcttcacacaaaatataataaacaattcaaatttttaaatcttaaaataataatattattaaaaaataatattctatcaatattttattcaactttcaactttcatctaaaactattttatctcatctcaatatcttaGTCACTTCATGGTTTTCAACATTGACTGTTagaaacatgttttgttttaaaaaaatattttagccacaaaagtAAAGAAGCatgtctctttatttttttcatttctttggaAAATATGTTAAGTTATAATCAATGAGTcgcattcaaatatttttattaaaaaaatgaattgaatcactcttatctcttcttattattataatttttttttccaaattctcatataaaataaaataaacaattcaattttttcaaatctcaaaacaaaaattatattaaaaaatatatattttaataatattttattcaactttcaacttttagctcaactcatcttatctcatctcatttgtgaaaacaaacaatgcGTGTTTTTTGACAATCTGGAAACTTAGCAACGTGTTAATTAGTAGTCTTTGccctcaattatttatttatgaacaaTTGTGATGAGGTTGTTCTTAGAACTAATCCATGAACAGGGATTGCAAACAAATCATTTTGGCAATGGTAGCAAGATTGGTACTTCTGATCGATCATCATGTCTGACTAGAAGCTTACACGAAATTGGTCGTCAAGGTCGAGTACTACTGCAGCTTGGATTACAAGACAAGACTCGAGTAAGGTCATACGACTGTACAATCCGAAAACAGTTGATAGGAATAACAGGTGAATGCAAGTACATACAAAAGGACTAATacatttattttctgttttttgtttaCATCGTGTGTTCTTTCTGTACGTTTTATGAGTTTGTGGagctaaaaaaaacaaaaatttcatcaGAGCAACTTTACCAATAATTGGATGAATACATGCAAATTTTGAGCTTGGTTTACCTCAAGTATACAGAGATGTTGAAGTGGAGAACATCATCATCCACTTCAAACCCTTTTCATACCTCTTGTTGCAACAAAAGACTCATAGCAGCTCAACCCCTATATTCTATAGCAATAAGAACATCTTCTTGACACCATGTTTAACAGTTCAAATCTTAAGGGGTTTGAAAGCAATACTTTCGGTATGACTTTCAAAGTCGAATGTATACCTCTAGATGACTTTAAACAAGGCAAAAAATAACTCACTACTGtgaaatattatcaaaaatttaATGACTTTAATTTCTGtgcaattaaattttaaaacaatattactATACTGTGATATTCTAAAATGGTAGGTTTTGTCGTTTCAATTTGAATTCTCAAATGTAGTCTTACTTTACAAAAAGTAGatcccaccaaaaaaaaaatgaaagaaaggaaaaactttctttttcttgacaaaccataattttttacaaaagattgTAGCATTATTCATAATTGTAATCTAATTGTTAGCAAAATCATAATTTACCGAAAATTTTCACTTTATGTTGTATGAATTAAAAACTGTATATTTTTTCACTAAAGGTCAAAACATTCCCGCAACTGCTTTACGTAGaccaaaaaaccaaacaatCTCTTGAAGACACTTTgtgttatatttttgtttttattttttgagcatTGCTTCGTGCAGTCTCTATTTGAGAATTGCATTATAAGTTTagtcaattttatctttaaatttttttaaaattacaataatatctttatcaaaataGTACTTTTTTCCATTTAATAAAGGATTTGCGTCCCCATTTGGAGagtgcaaatagaatttctcttattttttttatttaaatgtgtaTGGTTGTCTTCTAactattttaaacatttaaataaaataaaataaaataaaataaaacaatatacACTAGAGGACACTTTTGACAAACACATAGAAGACAACCAAACATTTTCCTACAAACTCATTGGCAGTAAAGGTTTTCCTACAGCTTAGGTATAGTCCTTCATTCATATGGAGAAGCTTAATGGTATCCAAACCATTCCTTGAAGAATGACTATTAATGAGGATTGGAGATGGGGCATCAGTCAATATCTGGAATGATAAGTGGCTGCCTAGACCAGTCTCTTTCAAAGATTCAATCACCGATATGAGTATTCAAGGATAAGACTATTCATCTGGGCCGAATTTTTTTCCGGCCTGGTCCGAAACCCGGATAACCAGATTCTGGTTCCGGGTTCCGGCCCGAATCTGATCCGGGCCGGAACCCGCATTACAAAAACCCGGATTAATCCAGGCCAGATTCGGTTATGAAACCGGGTTTCGAATTTAAAATCCGGTACcagggttatatatatattaaaaagaaaaatcctattCTTCCGTGtgatctcctctctctctctctctctctctatcgcTCAAAGTCCAGACTCCAAACTCTTTTCCTCGACTCCCTagctctccatctctctctctctcgcccaaagTGTTAAACGGAAACCCTAGctcttgatctctctctcttgcccaaagtccaaaccaaagtcttctctcttctcttctgtCTAACTTCTCTCTCGCTGCTCTCTTTATTCTTTtcatctccttctctctctcgaTCGAGCGTCGAAACCATAACCATCACTGCCGGTGCTATCAGAGGCCACCGTCCATAGAAGACAGAAGCCTTTTTACTGCTCTCAGtatgttcctctctctctctgttttgagCATTTAGATATCTTCTCTTAGGGGGAGGTTTCTTTCGTATCTAGAGTGTGTTGGGGAAgccaaaaccctagccatcGTTGTCGGTGACTAGCAGAGGTTGTCGTTTGGCTAAATCCGCTcctttctttttgggttttatttcgTTGCCCACATATCTATAACCTGTTATGTTGTGGTAGTGTGTGAGTAGTGTTTTGTTAGATTTTTGTTTAGCTTAGAttctttgttgttattattttgttagttgTGATTGGTGGTGAATAGAGTTTTATAGACTCGTAGAGatatagattttgatgcataTTGTGAATGTTGAAGGATGTTGTAGATTTGGATGTAGaaggtatattttataactttcgCAAAGGATCTAAGGATATGGTTCTGAAATTTTTGTGGGTCCTTTGTGTTAGGGTTGAAAATTGGTCTGATTTCTATGTATTGGTTGTTGGCTTTACAGATTTCAAAGGGGATTGAAGCGGAAGCCAATGGTCCTGATTAAAAAGTGTTAATTTTTCTTGATCATTGTTATTCTCATTAAAGTCCTGTCTAATGCGATGCGCTTTGTGATTAAATAATGGTGTTCTTGACTTGGATGTGAGTATAATAATGTTGATTTTAACGTATTTTGCGCACAAGTGGATTCATTTCTTTTGTGCCTGCTatttatgctttatttattttttaaaatttagtcatTGGATGGTGtttgttttcttatattattaCTTCAGCCTTTTGGTATGTATAATGAAGAGAGACATGTGATAAGCTTGTTTTTAAGCTCTGGTTACCTTGTAATAGGCTTTGTATTATGTGACGCACAAATTGTATGCAATAATGCATGAGATTTTAGGTTGAAATAGCATATATATCCAGAGACTCAATAGAATAGATCTGTCTACTATTGTGTGCCAAACTTTAAAGAAGCTACctttatagttataaatttttgatCATCTATAATGTGTATTTACAAAGTAGTGTTGTTCAGTCTAATAAGATGGTTAATCTATTCACAGAATCACAATAGGTATTAGATTTTATCAAACAACATAGTTTGTTTGATTCAACAggtaaaaatatgttgaatgtGGCAATCTCTtgtggttttaactttttttttttctgtattcaGATCTGGATCCTAACAAAGAGCCACAATTGAAATACAAGAACGCAAATTGCTTATGGAAGAACATGTTATTgatttataattcatttattgtaattttgtaatgtaatgtatatGTTGAGGATCATGCCGAGGATCCTCTGCCTTAATCTAAGGCTTTCCATTTACATATCCATTGATCCTTAAATATAGCAGCTCTTTATTATTTCCATTCAATTGTAATCTTTCCATGCATGTACTTTCCATACACAAATATGTAATTACGTCTATATGTGAAATGGACTCACTACTGAAACATATG includes:
- the LOC121237060 gene encoding type I inositol polyphosphate 5-phosphatase 2-like isoform X1, producing MRTKREKRSEAFWPSMVMKKWLNIKPKAYDFSADEVDTESEDDVYSLKDERMHVSEDLAHRTQENQFIRPSQTSGYRSRHRRGKSETLRVQYINTKIVRVTIGTWNVAGRLPYEDLEIDDWLCTEEPADIYIIGFQEVVPLNAGNVLGAEDTRPIPKWEEIIRKTLNKSLEPESKHKSYSAPPSPVLRTSSVFDMLASEADAHSVTMKNEEYVRTTKCYDMEPEALDKGVNIGMNIQLRRIYGFDCDNRLDWPEHSLDAAPQVISSSSKLRRVFSSSGRIGFNLTEKNFALDGSRLKRMHYSSGNLGLMWMEQKEKPEILDSLSDVSNTFSDEEDDKFLELPEEEEQHNCEVSENDVKSRTRYVRVVSKQMVGIYVSVWVRKMLRRHINNLEVSPVGVGLMGYMGNKGSVSVSMSLFQSRMCFVCSHLTSGQKDGAEQRRNSDVYEIIRRTHFSSIFNTDQPLTIPSHDQIFWFGDLNYRINMLDAEVRKLVDLRRWDELLNNDQLSKELRSGHVFDGWKEGVIDFPPTYKYEINSDRYVGENPKEGEKKRSPAWCDRILWLGKGIKQLSYKMAEIRLSDHRPVCSDFLVEVEVLDHRKLRRALNYNSALDD
- the LOC121237060 gene encoding type I inositol polyphosphate 5-phosphatase 2-like isoform X3, encoding MRTKREKRSEAFWPSMVMKKWLNIKPKAYDFSADEVDTESEDDGYRSRHRRGKSETLRVQYINTKIVRVTIGTWNVAGRLPYEDLEIDDWLCTEEPADIYIIGFQEVVPLNAGNVLGAEDTRPIPKWEEIIRKTLNKSLEPESKHKSYSAPPSPVLRTSSVFDMLASEADAHSVTMKNEEYVRTTKCYDMEPEALDKGVNIGMNIQLRRIYGFDCDNRLDWPEHSLDAAPQVISSSSKLRRVFSSSGRIGFNLTEKNFALDGSRLKRMHYSSGNLGLMWMEQKEKPEILDSLSDVSNTFSDEEDDKFLELPEEEEQHNCEVSENDVKSRTRYVRVVSKQMVGIYVSVWVRKMLRRHINNLEVSPVGVGLMGYMGNKGSVSVSMSLFQSRMCFVCSHLTSGQKDGAEQRRNSDVYEIIRRTHFSSIFNTDQPLTIPSHDQIFWFGDLNYRINMLDAEVRKLVDLRRWDELLNNDQLSKELRSGHVFDGWKEGVIDFPPTYKYEINSDRYVGENPKEGEKKRSPAWCDRILWLGKGIKQLSYKMAEIRLSDHRPVCSDFLVEVEVLDHRKLRRALNYNSALDD
- the LOC121237060 gene encoding type I inositol polyphosphate 5-phosphatase 2-like isoform X2 is translated as MVMKKWLNIKPKAYDFSADEVDTESEDDVYSLKDERMHVSEDLAHRTQENQFIRPSQTSGYRSRHRRGKSETLRVQYINTKIVRVTIGTWNVAGRLPYEDLEIDDWLCTEEPADIYIIGFQEVVPLNAGNVLGAEDTRPIPKWEEIIRKTLNKSLEPESKHKSYSAPPSPVLRTSSVFDMLASEADAHSVTMKNEEYVRTTKCYDMEPEALDKGVNIGMNIQLRRIYGFDCDNRLDWPEHSLDAAPQVISSSSKLRRVFSSSGRIGFNLTEKNFALDGSRLKRMHYSSGNLGLMWMEQKEKPEILDSLSDVSNTFSDEEDDKFLELPEEEEQHNCEVSENDVKSRTRYVRVVSKQMVGIYVSVWVRKMLRRHINNLEVSPVGVGLMGYMGNKGSVSVSMSLFQSRMCFVCSHLTSGQKDGAEQRRNSDVYEIIRRTHFSSIFNTDQPLTIPSHDQIFWFGDLNYRINMLDAEVRKLVDLRRWDELLNNDQLSKELRSGHVFDGWKEGVIDFPPTYKYEINSDRYVGENPKEGEKKRSPAWCDRILWLGKGIKQLSYKMAEIRLSDHRPVCSDFLVEVEVLDHRKLRRALNYNSALDD